In Corynebacterium endometrii, one DNA window encodes the following:
- a CDS encoding TetR family transcriptional regulator — MQETETIGLREQKRRDTRRSIEDAATRLVDERGFKEVTVEEICEDAGISRRTFFNYFDSKDEAVLGSPIAAFSDDEREQIIHTPTDNVIKLIMNVMRDRFTDQDPRQEIWQRRQRIATDPNAAAELMARRRANSSETVELIAEHFRLHPQDRKLTEISLEMEAAITASFLRESLWLAMSCKKPDEGFSDSFRNAAKQLTTFSKGLTW, encoded by the coding sequence GTGCAAGAAACAGAGACTATTGGACTTCGCGAACAAAAACGCCGAGATACTCGCCGGAGTATCGAGGACGCCGCTACGCGCCTCGTCGATGAGCGCGGCTTCAAAGAGGTCACCGTGGAAGAAATCTGCGAGGACGCTGGGATATCGCGGCGGACCTTTTTCAACTACTTCGACTCTAAGGATGAGGCCGTCCTAGGCTCCCCTATTGCCGCTTTTAGCGATGACGAACGTGAGCAAATTATCCATACCCCTACGGATAATGTCATCAAACTCATAATGAACGTCATGCGAGACCGCTTCACGGACCAGGATCCTCGTCAGGAGATCTGGCAGCGCCGCCAACGTATCGCCACGGACCCCAATGCCGCCGCGGAATTGATGGCCCGCCGCCGGGCTAATTCCTCCGAGACCGTGGAACTCATAGCGGAACATTTCAGGCTCCATCCCCAAGACCGCAAGCTGACTGAGATCTCCTTGGAAATGGAGGCAGCGATCACTGCTTCCTTCCTGCGTGAATCGCTCTGGCTGGCAATGTCCTGCAAAAAGCCGGACGAAGGATTCTCGGACAGTTTCCGCAACGCGGCCAAGCAACTTACTACTTTTTCGAAGGGACTGACATGGTAA
- a CDS encoding MDR family MFS transporter: MVNNNPDHHHDEPRVDADVHASPVVNPNVRKDQAHVTPEAAITEPAEHAHPVSAAKAAPNVTIIFIALLLTMLMSSLGQMIFSTALPTIVGELGGVEHMSWVISSFLVTMTIAMPIAGKLGDTMGRKWPYITGIAIFIIGSAIGGFAQSMNLLIVGRAIQGFGAGAMMLNSQAIVAEVIPARQRGKYMGIMGSVFGLSSVLGPVLGGWFTDGPGWRWGLWMNIPLGLLALIVCVIVLKLRKGSSSMVGFDWLGALFIALFTSSTILTTTWGGTEYEWTSPVIIGLGITAVAAGLLLIFTERRAANPLIPMGLFRNRNMLLTTLAGTMLGLAMFGVLGYMPTYLQMVHTLTPTNAGLMMIPMMVGMMGTSTAVGFIIARTGHYKRYPIIGLAITTVCLWWMSTLTYDTSLPNLGLRLLVFGIGLGLVMQVLVLIVQNSFPVSLVGTATAANNFFRQIGSAVGASLVGSLFIHNMRGEMEARMPEALAKLGQQGRDYAAHFGDEGMNSLTPEMVSQMPEPIKLAILNSYNDGLTPVFLLMVPLTIVAMILLFPLREEHLKETVD; this comes from the coding sequence ATGGTAAATAACAACCCTGATCATCACCATGATGAACCACGCGTCGATGCTGACGTCCATGCCAGCCCTGTGGTTAATCCAAACGTCAGGAAAGACCAGGCACACGTGACGCCAGAGGCCGCAATTACTGAGCCGGCGGAACACGCCCACCCGGTCTCCGCGGCCAAGGCGGCCCCGAACGTCACCATTATCTTCATCGCCCTGCTGCTCACCATGCTGATGAGTTCCCTGGGCCAGATGATCTTCTCCACCGCCCTGCCCACTATCGTGGGCGAACTAGGCGGAGTTGAGCACATGAGCTGGGTTATATCCTCATTCCTGGTGACCATGACCATTGCCATGCCAATCGCAGGCAAGCTCGGCGACACGATGGGGCGAAAGTGGCCTTACATTACCGGCATCGCCATCTTCATCATTGGCTCCGCGATAGGCGGTTTCGCCCAGAGCATGAACCTGCTCATCGTGGGCCGAGCCATTCAGGGCTTCGGCGCCGGTGCCATGATGCTCAATTCGCAGGCTATCGTCGCTGAGGTCATCCCCGCCCGTCAGCGCGGCAAGTACATGGGCATCATGGGCTCCGTCTTTGGCCTTTCCTCCGTCCTGGGCCCGGTCCTAGGTGGCTGGTTCACGGATGGCCCCGGCTGGCGCTGGGGCCTCTGGATGAACATCCCGCTGGGCCTGCTGGCACTCATCGTCTGCGTCATCGTTCTGAAACTGCGCAAGGGCTCTTCGTCCATGGTTGGTTTCGACTGGCTCGGCGCGCTATTTATTGCGCTGTTTACGTCCTCCACAATCCTCACCACCACGTGGGGCGGAACTGAATATGAGTGGACCTCCCCGGTCATTATCGGACTAGGCATAACGGCCGTGGCCGCTGGCCTGCTGCTCATCTTCACCGAGCGCCGCGCCGCCAACCCGCTCATTCCCATGGGATTGTTCCGCAACCGCAACATGCTGCTGACCACTCTGGCGGGTACGATGCTGGGACTCGCGATGTTCGGCGTGCTTGGTTACATGCCTACGTACCTGCAGATGGTCCACACCCTGACCCCAACCAATGCCGGCCTCATGATGATTCCAATGATGGTGGGCATGATGGGCACCTCTACCGCGGTGGGCTTTATCATCGCCCGTACCGGTCACTACAAGCGTTACCCCATCATCGGCCTTGCCATCACCACCGTCTGCCTGTGGTGGATGTCTACCTTGACCTATGACACGTCCCTGCCGAATCTTGGGCTCCGCCTTCTGGTGTTCGGCATCGGTCTGGGCCTGGTCATGCAGGTTCTGGTCCTTATCGTCCAGAACTCCTTCCCCGTTTCCCTGGTGGGCACCGCCACCGCCGCCAACAACTTCTTCCGCCAGATCGGTTCCGCGGTGGGCGCATCCCTCGTTGGTTCCCTCTTCATCCACAACATGCGTGGTGAGATGGAGGCCCGCATGCCGGAGGCCCTGGCCAAGCTAGGACAGCAGGGCCGCGATTACGCCGCGCACTTTGGGGACGAGGGAATGAATTCACTGACCCCGGAGATGGTCTCCCAGATGCCGGAGCCAATCAAGCTGGCTATCTTAAATTCCTACAACGATGGCCTCACGCCGGTATTCCTGCTCATGGTGCCACTAACCATCGTGGCGATGATCTTGCTCTTCCCGCTGCGCGAGGAGCACCTCAAGGAAACCGTTGATTAA
- the glpX gene encoding class II fructose-bisphosphatase — MSEKPVHGPDRNLAMELVRVTEAAALASGRWVGRGLKNEGDGAAVDAMRQLINSVEMNGVVVIGEGEKDEAPMLYNGEKVGTGEGPEMDIAVDPVDGTRLMAEGRPNAISVIAATERGAMFDPSAVFYMNKIAVGPEAKGKIDINKSVKENIEAVAEAKGLKPSDVVVVVLDRPRHEQLIKEIREAGAKVRLIMDGDVAGAIATAQTTNSIDMAMGIGGTPEGIITACAMKCMGGEIQGKLWPKDEAEAEKARAAGHDLDKVLTLDDLVSSDNCYFSATGVTNGDMVRGVSYRKNGATTRSLVMRSKSGTVRYIESLHQLAKLQEYSVVDYSDPESRR, encoded by the coding sequence ATGTCTGAGAAACCAGTGCATGGACCGGACCGCAACCTAGCAATGGAGCTCGTGCGCGTCACCGAGGCGGCGGCGCTTGCCTCTGGCCGTTGGGTTGGCCGCGGATTGAAGAATGAGGGTGACGGCGCGGCGGTCGATGCTATGCGCCAGCTCATCAACTCCGTGGAGATGAATGGCGTTGTGGTCATCGGCGAGGGCGAAAAGGACGAGGCTCCGATGCTCTACAACGGCGAAAAGGTGGGCACCGGTGAGGGCCCGGAGATGGACATCGCAGTGGACCCGGTGGACGGCACCCGGCTCATGGCAGAGGGCCGCCCAAACGCTATTTCCGTGATTGCCGCTACCGAGCGTGGCGCCATGTTCGATCCTTCCGCGGTGTTCTACATGAACAAGATCGCGGTTGGCCCGGAGGCTAAGGGCAAGATTGATATCAATAAGTCGGTGAAGGAAAACATTGAGGCCGTGGCCGAGGCTAAGGGCCTCAAGCCGTCCGACGTGGTGGTTGTGGTCCTCGATCGCCCACGCCATGAGCAGCTCATCAAGGAGATTCGCGAGGCGGGTGCCAAGGTCCGCCTGATCATGGACGGCGACGTAGCCGGCGCGATCGCCACCGCGCAGACCACCAACTCCATCGATATGGCTATGGGCATTGGCGGAACTCCCGAGGGAATCATTACCGCATGCGCGATGAAGTGCATGGGCGGCGAGATTCAGGGCAAGCTGTGGCCGAAGGACGAAGCCGAGGCGGAAAAGGCGCGCGCGGCCGGCCACGACCTGGACAAGGTGCTGACCCTCGATGACCTGGTTTCTTCCGATAACTGCTACTTCTCCGCGACCGGCGTGACCAACGGTGACATGGTGCGTGGCGTTTCCTATCGCAAGAACGGTGCCACCACCCGTTCCCTGGTTATGCGTTCCAAGTCCGGCACCGTCCGCTACATCGAGTCCCTCCACCAGCTGGCGAAGCTGCAGGAGTACTCCGTGGTTGACTACTCCGATCCGGAGTCCCGCCGCTAG
- the glyA gene encoding serine hydroxymethyltransferase has protein sequence MTSNNGADVRYQELRELDPDVFNAIGGEISRQRDTLEMIASENFVPRAVLQAQGSVLTNKYAEGYPGRRYYGGCEHVDVIEDIARDRVKELFGAEFANVQPHSGAQANAAVLSALINPGDKIMGLSLAHGGHLTHGMKINFSGRLYQVAAYEVDEKTSRLDMDRIREQAIAEKPQVLIAGWSAYPREIDFEAFRSIADEVGAYLWTDMAHFAGLVAADLYPSPVPHSDVVSSTVHKTLGGPRSGLILAKQDYAKKLNSSVFPGQQGGPLMHAIAAKAVAFKIAGTEEFRERQKRTIEGAQILAERLTSEDAKAAGVDVLTGGTDVHLVLVDLRNSSLDGQQAEDLLHEVGITVNRNAVPNDPRPPMVTSGLRIGTSALATRGLDAEAFTEVADIIGTALANGKNADVASLRARVDKLAADFPLYEGLEDWKLV, from the coding sequence ATGACCTCAAATAACGGCGCTGACGTACGCTACCAGGAGCTCCGCGAGCTGGATCCAGATGTATTCAACGCGATCGGCGGGGAGATTTCCCGCCAGCGTGACACTCTGGAAATGATTGCTTCTGAAAACTTTGTGCCACGCGCGGTACTGCAGGCCCAGGGTTCTGTTTTGACCAACAAGTATGCGGAGGGCTACCCGGGCCGCCGCTACTATGGCGGCTGCGAGCACGTTGACGTGATCGAGGATATCGCCCGCGACCGTGTCAAGGAGCTCTTCGGCGCCGAATTCGCCAACGTTCAGCCGCACTCCGGTGCGCAGGCTAACGCCGCGGTGCTATCCGCCCTGATTAATCCTGGCGATAAGATCATGGGCCTGTCCCTGGCTCACGGTGGCCACCTGACCCACGGCATGAAGATTAACTTCTCCGGCCGCCTCTACCAGGTAGCCGCCTACGAGGTAGATGAGAAGACCTCCCGCCTGGACATGGACAGGATTCGTGAGCAGGCCATCGCCGAGAAGCCGCAGGTACTCATCGCGGGCTGGTCCGCGTACCCACGTGAGATTGATTTCGAGGCGTTCCGCTCCATCGCCGATGAGGTGGGAGCGTACCTGTGGACGGATATGGCCCACTTCGCCGGCCTGGTCGCGGCTGACCTTTATCCATCCCCGGTTCCTCATTCCGACGTGGTATCTTCCACGGTTCACAAGACCCTCGGCGGCCCACGTTCCGGCCTCATCCTGGCGAAGCAGGATTACGCTAAGAAGCTGAATTCCTCCGTATTCCCGGGCCAGCAGGGCGGGCCGCTGATGCACGCTATCGCGGCGAAGGCCGTGGCCTTCAAGATCGCCGGCACCGAGGAATTCCGCGAGCGCCAGAAGCGCACCATTGAGGGTGCACAGATCCTGGCCGAGCGCCTGACCTCCGAGGACGCCAAGGCAGCGGGCGTCGACGTGCTAACCGGCGGCACCGATGTTCACCTCGTCTTGGTAGACCTCCGCAACTCCAGCTTGGATGGCCAGCAGGCCGAGGATCTGCTGCATGAGGTGGGCATCACCGTTAACCGCAACGCGGTCCCCAATGATCCACGCCCACCAATGGTGACCTCCGGTCTGCGCATCGGTACCTCTGCGCTGGCTACCCGCGGCCTCGACGCGGAGGCCTTCACCGAGGTTGCTGACATCATTGGCACCGCACTGGCCAACGGTAAGAACGCTGACGTTGCCTCCCTGCGCGCACGCGTGGACAAGCTTGCAGCTGACTTCCCACTCTACGAGGGCCTGGAAGACTGGAAGCTCGTCTAA
- a CDS encoding exodeoxyribonuclease VII small subunit, producing MSDSFGTGQPGQDAFTPVEELSYEQARDELIETVKILELGQMGLDESLKYWERGEALARACESHLDGAAARVEAALGKAEAAGSPIDGADKQEDGEEF from the coding sequence ATGAGCGATTCATTCGGCACCGGCCAGCCCGGCCAGGATGCTTTTACCCCGGTCGAGGAATTGAGCTACGAACAGGCTCGCGATGAGTTAATTGAAACCGTCAAGATCCTAGAACTGGGGCAGATGGGCCTAGACGAATCCCTGAAGTACTGGGAACGTGGCGAGGCGCTGGCCAGGGCGTGCGAGTCCCATCTGGATGGCGCTGCGGCCCGCGTCGAGGCCGCGCTGGGCAAGGCCGAAGCAGCGGGCAGCCCCATCGATGGGGCGGACAAGCAGGAAGACGGAGAGGAATTCTAG
- a CDS encoding DUF4245 domain-containing protein, whose protein sequence is MASENKPKVFETGRDMILSIGVIVVAMFAVVGATGLCTINPEDSQQGPVREVDARSFLDLEARSTGIAIRIPEVPEGWYTNSARRQSLAGELASTVGFVSPNDGYVSATQTNVGLPEAAKQFDGNFRPDERTVDVEGVEATVYSSEDEEVRPVWAADLGDVRLVLSGSASEADFTTVLESFIDAPVADGVGSAPEGGVGASTQSSQ, encoded by the coding sequence GTGGCAAGTGAGAACAAACCTAAAGTCTTCGAGACTGGTAGAGACATGATTTTGTCCATCGGCGTCATTGTCGTTGCGATGTTTGCAGTGGTGGGTGCCACTGGGCTGTGCACTATCAACCCAGAAGACTCACAGCAAGGCCCGGTGCGTGAAGTTGATGCGCGCTCCTTTTTGGATCTGGAGGCACGCTCGACCGGCATTGCAATCCGCATCCCGGAGGTGCCGGAGGGGTGGTACACCAACTCGGCGCGCCGCCAATCACTTGCTGGGGAGCTGGCATCGACGGTGGGCTTCGTATCTCCTAATGACGGCTACGTCTCCGCCACTCAGACCAATGTTGGTTTGCCCGAGGCGGCCAAGCAGTTTGACGGCAATTTCCGCCCCGATGAACGCACTGTCGACGTGGAGGGCGTAGAGGCGACCGTCTATAGCTCAGAGGATGAGGAGGTGCGCCCGGTCTGGGCCGCCGACCTGGGGGACGTCCGCTTAGTACTGTCAGGTTCCGCATCCGAGGCGGATTTCACCACGGTGCTAGAGTCCTTCATCGATGCGCCGGTGGCCGATGGCGTGGGTTCCGCGCCGGAAGGCGGCGTGGGAGCGTCCACGCAATCTTCCCAGTAG
- a CDS encoding DUF5997 family protein codes for MKPQTAAKKLGIYLPATPEEFQAGAVTHAQLRDLQNNPPEWLSTLRREGPHPRPVVAQKLGISVTALKKNGMDKPLTTSEIKELLDSAPEWLAQAREAHAQSAKDSAQSDPAPGRALGPSVALPDTPDFEEPDA; via the coding sequence ATGAAGCCGCAGACTGCGGCGAAGAAGTTGGGGATATACCTGCCTGCCACGCCAGAAGAGTTCCAGGCCGGCGCCGTAACGCATGCTCAGCTGCGCGACCTGCAGAACAATCCCCCGGAGTGGTTGTCCACCCTGCGGCGTGAGGGCCCTCACCCCCGGCCTGTCGTAGCTCAGAAGCTTGGCATCTCCGTGACGGCCCTAAAGAAAAACGGGATGGACAAGCCGCTGACCACCTCGGAAATCAAGGAGCTGCTCGATTCTGCGCCGGAGTGGCTCGCACAAGCGCGTGAGGCGCATGCGCAGTCCGCGAAGGATTCCGCGCAATCCGATCCCGCACCGGGTCGGGCGCTGGGACCATCGGTAGCCTTGCCCGATACCCCAGATTTCGAAGAGCCTGACGCTTAA
- the coaA gene encoding type I pantothenate kinase, giving the protein MSRPQDTSPYVEFDRESWRELRKSMPQVLDEKEVEELSGIGENINLTEVADVYLPLSRLIHMQVAARQALNAATEKFLGKSPEKVPFIIGVAGSVAVGKSTTARLLQVLLQRWDSHPKVDLVTTDGFLYPTAILKEKGLMQRKGFPESYDRRALMRFVTDVKSGKAEVPAPVYSHIIYDIVPDAAQVVRQPDILILEGLNVLQTGPTIMVSDLIDFSVYVDAHVDTIEQWYIERFLKLRTTAFREPGAHFAHYADLPADQARANAREIWQSINLPNLVENILPTRVRASLVMRKGPNHLVEQVRLRKV; this is encoded by the coding sequence ATGTCTCGCCCGCAGGACACCAGCCCCTACGTCGAATTCGACCGCGAATCATGGCGTGAGCTTCGTAAATCCATGCCTCAGGTGCTCGATGAGAAAGAGGTTGAGGAGCTTTCCGGTATTGGTGAAAACATCAACTTGACCGAGGTAGCTGACGTCTACCTCCCGCTCTCGCGTCTCATCCACATGCAGGTCGCCGCGCGCCAGGCGCTCAACGCCGCTACGGAGAAATTCCTTGGCAAATCCCCGGAGAAGGTGCCGTTTATCATCGGCGTGGCTGGCTCCGTGGCGGTTGGCAAATCCACGACCGCGCGTTTGCTCCAGGTGCTGCTTCAGCGCTGGGATTCCCACCCCAAGGTGGATCTGGTAACCACGGACGGATTCCTCTACCCCACCGCAATCCTTAAGGAAAAGGGATTGATGCAGCGCAAGGGCTTCCCAGAATCCTACGACCGCCGCGCGCTCATGCGCTTTGTCACCGATGTGAAATCAGGCAAGGCTGAGGTTCCGGCCCCGGTATATTCCCACATCATCTATGACATTGTTCCGGATGCGGCCCAGGTGGTGCGCCAACCGGACATTTTGATCCTTGAGGGCCTCAATGTGCTCCAGACTGGTCCCACCATCATGGTTTCCGACCTGATCGATTTTTCGGTCTACGTCGATGCCCATGTAGACACCATCGAGCAGTGGTACATTGAGCGCTTCCTTAAACTGCGCACCACTGCGTTTAGGGAACCCGGCGCCCACTTTGCGCACTATGCGGACCTGCCCGCGGATCAGGCGCGCGCCAACGCGCGCGAGATTTGGCAATCCATCAACCTGCCCAACCTCGTTGAAAACATCCTGCCCACGCGCGTCCGCGCCTCTTTGGTCATGCGCAAGGGCCCTAACCACCTGGTTGAGCAAGTTCGCCTGCGGAAAGTCTAA
- the xseA gene encoding exodeoxyribonuclease VII large subunit: MSKLANTPETAWSVSKVNDLVKGWIERMGQVWVEGQLTQVNVKPSWKLSYLTLRDTEKETSVQLTCPTNLLTSLPSPPKDGDRVVVCGKPAFYAGRGSFSLWTTAIRPVGIGELLAKIEMLRQELTKEGLFDPSRKRPLPFLPTTVGLITGRDSHAQRDVMAVAQDRWPAVKFKVINTAVQGVNTVKEVTAALKVLDADPAVDVIIIARGGGSVEDLLPFSEEALLRAVAAARTPVVSAIGHEPDCPLLDNAADLRAATPTDAAKRVVPAVNEEYALIDEARGRMAASLRTWVERERRGVENLRSRPAMADPMTPIRARRDELERARLMMRRDIGHLLDREGTRVASLRSQITTLGPSATLDRGYAIVQVIPRDGSGPQVVTSYTQSPPGSQLRIRVGDGSITAASMAAKQAD, translated from the coding sequence ATGAGCAAGCTGGCCAACACGCCAGAGACCGCCTGGTCGGTATCCAAGGTCAACGATCTGGTCAAAGGCTGGATCGAACGCATGGGCCAGGTATGGGTCGAAGGCCAGCTCACCCAGGTCAATGTGAAGCCCAGCTGGAAGCTGTCCTACCTCACGCTGCGGGATACGGAGAAGGAGACTTCCGTCCAGCTGACCTGCCCCACTAACCTGTTGACCTCCCTGCCATCCCCGCCCAAGGACGGCGATCGCGTGGTGGTCTGCGGAAAGCCGGCCTTTTACGCAGGGCGCGGCAGTTTTTCCCTGTGGACCACCGCGATCCGCCCGGTGGGTATCGGCGAATTGCTGGCCAAGATCGAGATGCTGCGCCAAGAGCTCACAAAAGAAGGGCTTTTTGATCCCTCACGGAAGAGGCCGCTGCCCTTCCTGCCCACCACCGTTGGATTGATTACGGGCCGTGACTCCCACGCCCAGCGTGACGTTATGGCGGTAGCGCAGGATCGGTGGCCGGCGGTGAAATTCAAGGTCATCAACACCGCCGTCCAGGGCGTCAATACGGTCAAGGAAGTCACGGCCGCGTTGAAGGTCTTGGATGCTGACCCCGCCGTGGATGTCATCATCATTGCCCGCGGTGGCGGCTCGGTTGAGGATCTGCTGCCGTTTAGCGAGGAGGCGTTGCTTCGCGCGGTGGCCGCAGCACGCACACCGGTGGTATCGGCGATCGGGCATGAGCCGGACTGCCCGCTGCTCGATAACGCCGCGGATCTCAGGGCCGCTACACCTACCGACGCCGCCAAGCGCGTGGTCCCCGCCGTCAACGAGGAATACGCCCTTATCGATGAGGCCCGCGGGCGAATGGCCGCGTCACTGAGGACCTGGGTCGAGCGCGAGCGTCGCGGGGTGGAAAACCTGCGTTCCCGCCCGGCGATGGCGGATCCAATGACCCCTATCCGCGCGCGTCGGGATGAGCTTGAGCGCGCTCGGTTGATGATGCGCCGGGATATTGGGCATTTGCTCGACCGTGAGGGCACGCGCGTGGCCTCCCTACGTTCCCAGATCACTACGCTGGGGCCTTCGGCTACCTTGGACCGCGGCTACGCGATTGTTCAGGTAATCCCGCGGGACGGTTCCGGTCCACAGGTAGTGACGTCTTACACGCAGTCCCCGCCCGGGTCCCAGCTGCGCATCCGCGTGGGCGATGGCTCCATCACGGCCGCGTCCATGGCCGCTAAACAGGCGGACTAA
- a CDS encoding 4-hydroxy-3-methylbut-2-enyl diphosphate reductase: protein MTDAGKNVLLAAPRGYCAGVDRAVDTVEQALEKYGAPIYVRKQIVHNRYVVESLSERGVIFVDEASEAPEGAHLVFSAHGIAPSVREEASARRQLTLDATCPLVTKVHNEAKRFARDGFHILLIGHEGHEEVEGTAGEAPEVTHLVDGVAGVEKLPEFLQDEKLIWLSQTTLSVDETIEIVNKLRERFPHLQNPPSDDICYATQNRQESVKAIAPKCDLMIVVGSANSSNSVRLVEVALEAGAKSSYLVDFAKEIDEEWLEGVNTVGVTCGASVPELLVREVLEFLDQRGYSNVEQVTTTTETIQFALPRELREARNKTARNKTAGAKAAGNKAL, encoded by the coding sequence ATGACTGATGCAGGAAAGAACGTTCTCCTCGCCGCGCCCCGCGGCTACTGTGCCGGTGTTGACCGTGCCGTTGATACCGTTGAACAGGCCCTAGAGAAGTATGGCGCCCCGATTTACGTGCGCAAGCAGATTGTGCACAATCGCTACGTAGTTGAATCCCTGTCCGAACGCGGCGTGATCTTCGTTGACGAGGCCTCGGAGGCCCCGGAGGGTGCGCACCTAGTCTTTTCTGCTCACGGTATTGCCCCGAGCGTGCGCGAGGAAGCCTCCGCGCGCCGCCAGCTAACCCTGGACGCCACCTGCCCGCTGGTGACTAAGGTCCACAATGAGGCCAAGCGCTTTGCTCGCGATGGCTTCCACATCCTCCTCATCGGCCATGAGGGCCACGAAGAGGTTGAAGGCACCGCCGGAGAGGCCCCCGAGGTGACCCACTTGGTTGATGGTGTCGCCGGCGTGGAGAAGCTGCCCGAGTTCTTGCAAGATGAAAAACTCATCTGGCTTTCCCAAACCACGCTGTCCGTGGATGAGACCATCGAGATCGTCAACAAGCTGCGTGAGCGCTTCCCGCACCTGCAGAATCCGCCTTCGGATGACATCTGCTACGCGACCCAGAACCGTCAGGAATCCGTCAAGGCCATCGCGCCCAAGTGTGACCTGATGATCGTCGTGGGTTCGGCTAACTCCTCGAATTCGGTCCGCTTAGTCGAGGTGGCCCTGGAAGCGGGCGCCAAGTCCTCCTACCTGGTGGATTTCGCCAAGGAAATCGATGAAGAGTGGCTTGAGGGCGTTAACACCGTGGGCGTTACCTGCGGCGCCTCGGTTCCGGAGCTGCTGGTGCGCGAAGTGTTGGAATTCCTCGACCAGCGTGGGTATAGCAACGTCGAGCAGGTCACCACTACCACGGAGACCATCCAGTTCGCGCTCCCACGTGAGCTGCGCGAAGCGCGCAACAAGACCGCGCGCAACAAGACCGCGGGTGCCAAGGCGGCGGGCAACAAGGCCCTGTAG
- a CDS encoding GNAT family N-acetyltransferase — translation MSEKTFEIRAFRPEDYPQMQHIYEVGLNTGHATYETKAMTYEQFTKSKIMSTVHVAVEADDDSKVIGWVSAAPISSRSVFHGVVEDSVYIHPDGQGRGVGGALIDKLIEVCTELHKWAIHSWIFPENVGSIKLHESRGFEKVGTYSHLAKMTYGELAGEWRDTDVFEKLLPKPSETAIKVQENREG, via the coding sequence ATGAGCGAAAAGACTTTTGAGATTCGTGCATTCCGCCCTGAGGATTACCCTCAGATGCAGCATATTTACGAAGTGGGCCTCAACACCGGCCACGCGACGTACGAGACCAAGGCTATGACTTATGAGCAATTCACCAAGTCAAAGATCATGTCCACCGTCCACGTAGCGGTGGAAGCGGATGATGATTCCAAGGTCATTGGTTGGGTATCCGCCGCACCTATCTCTTCACGTTCCGTATTCCATGGAGTGGTAGAGGACTCTGTATATATTCACCCGGATGGCCAGGGCCGTGGCGTAGGTGGCGCCCTTATCGATAAGCTGATCGAGGTGTGCACGGAGCTGCACAAGTGGGCGATCCACTCCTGGATCTTCCCGGAGAATGTGGGCTCCATCAAACTGCATGAATCCCGCGGCTTCGAAAAGGTTGGAACCTACTCCCACCTGGCGAAGATGACATATGGTGAGCTCGCCGGAGAGTGGCGCGACACTGACGTATTCGAAAAGCTACTGCCAAAGCCGTCTGAGACGGCCATCAAAGTTCAAGAAAACCGCGAGGGCTAA
- a CDS encoding LysR family transcriptional regulator, translating into MLRLTFATGCEPGKWFQRFRDNTAHGELITLDSDDPIAELLAGRADLALARVPARGEDSRLGEGFHKVNLYEEAPGIAVPKDSIFAQLGEPVLAADVADEYVNWAIGPDADVDIPSIRDGLQVVAANVGIVIAPRPLLKVLSKKQVTHLDYIDPDVALTRIALVWRKEDDGDAIQDFVGIAKGRTANSSRQEQPKKTAREKAEAKKARRAQGGGKGPAGQGKGKGNGRVTSSLSKSKKGRSQRKRR; encoded by the coding sequence ATGCTGCGATTAACTTTTGCCACTGGGTGCGAGCCCGGAAAGTGGTTCCAACGGTTCCGTGACAACACCGCCCACGGAGAGCTCATCACCTTAGATTCGGACGATCCAATCGCCGAATTGCTCGCCGGGCGCGCTGACTTGGCACTGGCCCGCGTCCCCGCCCGGGGCGAGGATTCACGGCTAGGGGAGGGGTTTCATAAGGTTAATCTTTACGAGGAAGCCCCCGGCATCGCGGTGCCCAAAGACTCGATATTCGCCCAGCTAGGGGAACCGGTGCTCGCCGCCGATGTGGCCGATGAATACGTCAATTGGGCGATAGGACCCGATGCGGATGTGGACATTCCCTCTATCCGTGACGGACTTCAGGTAGTAGCCGCCAACGTGGGCATTGTCATCGCCCCGCGCCCGCTGCTGAAGGTCTTATCTAAGAAGCAGGTGACCCACCTGGACTACATCGATCCGGACGTGGCGTTAACCCGGATCGCCTTGGTGTGGCGCAAGGAAGATGACGGCGATGCCATCCAGGACTTCGTTGGCATTGCCAAGGGGCGCACCGCCAATTCCTCACGCCAAGAGCAGCCTAAGAAGACGGCGCGGGAGAAAGCGGAGGCCAAAAAAGCGCGGCGTGCTCAGGGTGGCGGAAAGGGACCTGCGGGTCAAGGAAAAGGCAAAGGTAACGGCCGTGTAACCAGCTCGTTATCAAAAAGTAAGAAAGGTCGCAGCCAGCGAAAACGTCGCTGA